A genome region from Bacteroidales bacterium includes the following:
- a CDS encoding glucuronyl hydrolase yields MKRLFPIAFVLIIAVVSSCQRKGCIQPDPWLQMAHQKIIRTLQHLPDTALMPRMIPVGSKEWKTVGIYDWTSGFWPGILWYMADFSGDSILLKQARHWTACLEPVKKMREKNHDLGFMMYCSFGNGFRLTGDSLYRNILLETADSLVTLFNPRVGTILSWPWQKQNRGWKHNTIIDNMMNLELLFWASRNGRPAYKDVAIRHALTTMKNQIRPDYSVVHVVVYDDETGKVDSLKTWQGASDKSMWARGQAWGIYGFTMSYRETGMKEFLTTARNLANHFIERLPADGVPYWDFDAPGIPNEPKDASAAAIAASALIELSSFIPDKDTASYYLHTACRILTSLATHYLAPDESDALLSHSVGSKPHNTEVDVPIIYADYYFIEALMRLRNMKNGTSD; encoded by the coding sequence ATGAAAAGACTATTTCCCATTGCATTTGTTTTGATTATTGCTGTTGTATCGTCCTGTCAAAGAAAGGGATGTATCCAGCCCGACCCCTGGTTGCAGATGGCACATCAGAAGATTATAAGAACCCTTCAGCACCTGCCCGATACGGCATTAATGCCCCGCATGATACCGGTGGGAAGCAAGGAATGGAAGACCGTGGGAATCTATGACTGGACCAGCGGTTTCTGGCCGGGAATTTTGTGGTATATGGCCGATTTCAGCGGCGACAGCATCCTGCTGAAACAGGCCCGCCATTGGACTGCCTGCCTTGAGCCCGTTAAAAAGATGCGGGAAAAGAATCATGACCTGGGTTTTATGATGTACTGCAGTTTTGGAAACGGATTCCGGTTAACAGGCGATTCCCTTTACAGGAATATATTGCTCGAAACGGCCGATTCCCTGGTTACTCTTTTCAATCCCAGGGTTGGAACCATTCTTTCATGGCCATGGCAAAAGCAGAACCGCGGCTGGAAACACAATACCATCATTGACAATATGATGAACCTGGAGCTTCTTTTCTGGGCTTCGCGTAACGGAAGACCGGCCTATAAAGACGTAGCCATCCGGCATGCCCTGACAACAATGAAAAACCAGATCAGGCCCGATTATTCGGTGGTACATGTTGTGGTATATGATGATGAAACCGGCAAAGTTGACAGCCTGAAGACCTGGCAGGGCGCTTCCGACAAATCCATGTGGGCCCGTGGACAGGCATGGGGTATTTATGGATTTACCATGAGTTACCGTGAAACCGGAATGAAGGAATTTCTCACAACTGCCCGGAATCTTGCCAATCATTTTATTGAGCGGCTTCCGGCTGATGGCGTTCCTTACTGGGATTTTGATGCACCCGGAATACCCAATGAACCAAAGGATGCTTCGGCTGCTGCCATTGCGGCTTCTGCCCTTATTGAACTTTCTTCGTTTATCCCTGATAAGGACACGGCTTCCTATTACCTTCATACAGCCTGTCGTATTCTCACTTCTCTTGCAACACATTACCTGGCCCCGGATGAATCGGATGCCCTCCTTTCCCATTCTGTAGGAAGCAAACCGCATAATACAGAAGTGGACGTACCGATCATTTATGCCGACTATTATTTCATCGAAGCCCTTATGCGGCTCAGGAATATGAAGAACGGAACTTCAGACTAA